In Rhizobium sp. 9140, the genomic stretch CCACTGCCGCGGCGGACCTCGGCGCCACGCCCCTGCAGGTGGCGCTCGCCTGGCTCCTGGCGCGGTCGCCCAACATCCTCCTCATCCCCGGCACATCCTCGCGCCCGCACTTGCGCGAAAACCTCGCAGCCTCCGATCTAAAGCTTCCGGCCGACGTCCTCGCCCGCCTCGATGCCATTGGCCGGGCGGGGTGATCAGGCTTATCCCAAGGATCTGCAACAGCCTTGTGTCGATGATATCATGAGGCCATCGGCACAAGGCCAAGGATGACGTTTCGCAAACGGGATAAAGCCCTCAGGCGACGTTCGCCCGGCTTTCCCCCGCTTGCTGGCCGATGTCGTGCGCATTGACCATGGCGCCTGCAAGCTGGCGGAAGCTGACAGTACCCACAGGCTTGGCCATCGCATCCACCACGATGGCCTCGTCATCCGGCGTGCCGACGAGCATGCGGAGCGCCTCCTCGATCGTCACGTCGGCGGCAATCGTGCGGCCGGCGGGCACATGCCCTGTGGCAAGTGTCCGCAGCGGCGTCATCACCGCTTCCACATGCACCACGCGGCCGCGGTTCACCTCGCGCACGAAGCTTGCCACATAGTCGTCGGCGGGCCGCAGGACGATGTCCTGGCTCGTGCCCTGCTGGATCACCTCGCCATCGCGCAGGATAGCGATCCGGTCGCCAATGCGCAGGGCCTCGTCGAGGTCGTGCGTGATGAAGACGATGGTCTTGCGGATCTCTGCCTGGATGTCGAGAAGCACCGACTGCATGTCCATGCGGATCAGCGGGTCAAGCGCGGAATAGGCCTCGTCCATGAGGAGCACGGGCGCATCGTTGGACAGCGCGCGGGCCAGCCCCACGCGCTGCTGCATGCCGCCGGAAAGCTGGTTGGGATACTTGCTCTCGAAGCCCTTCAGCCCCACCCGCTCCAGCCAGCGCATGGCGATGTCGCGGGATTTGGCGCGCTCGATGCCTTGAATCTCCAGGCCGAACATGGTGTTGTCGAGCACGCTGCGGTGCGGCAGCAGCGCGAACTTCTGGAACACCATGGCCGTCTGGTGGCGGCGGAAATTGCGCAGTTCCGCCGGGTCCATCTTCACGACGTCGACACCATCCACCAGCACCTCGCCGGCCGTCGGGTCGATCAGCCGGTTGATGTGGCGGATCAACGTGGACTTGCCGGAGCCCGATAGACCCATGATCACCTGGATCGAGCCCGAGGCGATCTCGATATTGATGTCGCGAAGGCCGAGCACATGGCCGTGCACGGCGTTGAGTTCCGTCTTCGTCATGCCGTTGCGCACGGCGTCGATATGGACGCCAGCGTTAGGGCCGAAGATCTTGTAGAGATTGCGGACGGCGATGCCGCCAAAAGCCGGATCACCCATGGACGATCTCCCGATGCTTCTGCAGGCGCTTGCCATAGGCCTGGCTGACGCGGTCGAAGATGATGGCGATGCCGACGATGGCGAGCCCGTTGAACATGCCGAGCGTGAAATACTGGTTGGCAATGGCTTTAAGCACCGGCTGACCCAGTCCCTGCACGCCGATCATCGAGGCGACCACGACCATGGCGAGCGCCATCATGATCGTCTGGTTGATGCCGGCCATGATGGTGGGCAGAGCGAGCGGCAGCTGTACCTTGAAGAGCTTCTGGCGCTCCGACGTGCCGAACGCATCGGCCGCCTCCAGCACGTCCTTGTCCACGAGCCGGATGCCGAGATCAGTGAGCCGGATCATCGGGGGAATGGCGTAGATGACGACGGCGATGAGGCCCGGCACGCGGCCGATGCCGAGCAGCATGACGACCGGGATGAGATAGACGAAGCTCGGCATGGTCTGCATTACGTCAAGGATCGGGTTGACGATGCGCCGGAACGTATCGGAGCGCGCCATGAGAATGCCGATCGGCAAGCCGACCGCAATGGAGAGCACCGTGCAGACGAAGATCATCGCCACCGTGCGCATCGTGTCGGTCCACATGTCGAAATAGCCGATGAGCAGCAGCGTCACGAGACAGCCGAGCACGATCTTCACGTTGCGGCTGGCAAACCAGGCGATCACGAGAATGATTGCCGTGATGATGGGCCACGGGGTCTGCGTCATGAAGCGATCGGTGGCGAGCAGGAAGCTTTGCAGTGGCGAGAACAGGCTCTCGATCGCGTCGCCATAGGTGCGGGTGAAGCCCCGGAATCCCTCGTCGATGGCTTTTTTCAGGTTGCGAAGCGCGTCGTCATCCATGTGTGGAAATGTGTAAAACCATTCCATGCGGGTTCCTTTCTCTGGAAGGAGCCGTGCGACGTCTTTTTCTTCTTCTGACGGCAAGCGGAGGGCGGCGCTGGCCGGCACAACACCCGGAAGAGGTGAAGTGCCGGCCAGCGCCACCTTAAAGGACAAGGCTCAAAGGACGGGGCTCAGAGCGCCGCTTCGATCTTTGCAGCCGCATCGGCCGAAACCCACTTGGTCCAGATCTCCTTGTTTTCCTTCAGGAAGTGCTTGGCACCATCTTCGCCGCTCGCCTGGTTGTCGGTCATCCAGGCCATCAGCTTGCCGATCGTCTCGTTGCTCCAAGAGCGCTTTTCGAGATAGCTCATGACCTCGGGGCCGGCCTTCTCCGAGAAGGGCTTGGCGACCAGCGTGACGATGGTGTCTACCGGCCAAGCGTTCGGCTTGGGGTCCGGGCAATCGGCAACCGTGTTGCAACGCTTCCATTCGGCCGCATCCGCATCGACGCCGGCCTCCAGCTTCACCATCGGATACTTACCGAGCAGGGCCGTCGGCGCCCAGTAGTAGGCGGCAAAGCCCTTTTCACGCTCGTAAGCCTTGGCAATCGCGCCGTCGAGGCCGGCGGCCGAGCCAGTATCGACCAGCGTGAAGTTTGCCTTCTCGCCATCATACGCCTTGAAGAGCTGCGTCGTCACAACGGTGCCGCCCCAGCCCTGCGGACCGTTGAGCACGGCGCCCTTGCTCGGGTCTTCCTCGTTCGGGAAAAGCTCGGGATGCTTCAGCAGGTCGGGAATGGTCTTGATATCGGGATGCTTGTCGGCAAGATATTTCGGGATCCACCAGCCCTGGTTGCCGCCATCCGGCAGAGGCGAGCCGACCTTGACGATGCGGCCCTCTTCCACGCCCTTGGCGACGACGTCCGGCAGCAGGTCCACCCAGGCTTCGGGCGCGATATCGGGCTGCCCCTTTTCGGCCATAGAAGTGATGGTGGGAACGGTGTCGCCGACCGTGATCTCAGCCTGACAGCCATAGCCTTCGTTGAGGATCAGCTTGTCAAGATTGGAGATCACCTCCGCGCTCTGCCAGTTCATGCTGGCAATGGTGACTGTGCCGCACTCGGCAGCGCTGGCGGCCGATATGCCTGCGAAAAGGCCCATCGTCAGGCAGCTCGAAGCAAGTAGTTTCTTCATTGTCGTTCCCCTTTGTTTTTAGCGGCAAGGCGTGAAAAGCGGGGCGCCGCGAATACCCGCTTCATGGGCTCTGAAGGACAGTCTCCTCATCCTCGATGATGGCTGCAGGCCGCGTTTGCGGTGCGAAAATCTTGCCCTCCGCATAGGCTGAGCCTTACGGAGGTTGTGTGATTGTGGCGGATGGGTTGGACGATCGACATCCCTGTCGCGCCATTCCAAGGCGCGATTAGACGGGCCTGTCGAGAGAGGACGGGCCGAGCACGCCGGCAAAGGCTGGACGCGTGGGTTGGCGCGTGCCGCGATATCGAAGGGTTGCCGTGCATTTACCATCCGGCCGATAGTCGATGTCGCGACAGCCGCCATTCCCGCTATTCCTGCCTGTAGCCGTGGCGGGCATAGAAGCGGTCGAGCTCCCGTTGCTGCGGGTCTTGTCCCGTAAAGATCGAGATGTAATGCGGTATCCGTTTCATCCGCAGCGCCACATCCTCCCGGGCCTGCATGGAAATATAGCCGATCTGCACGAGATAGGTCGTGCGCGCCCTGACATCCGCGGTGACCGCGTCATGGCCGAAGCGCAGGAACATCCGGGCGAGCGCGTCCATCCGCGCCGCATCCGCGCGCTGCACCTCTGCCTCGATCTCGGGTGATTGCAGCGCCCAGCTGCGCACGGCGAACTCGAACCGGGCATCGAACAGGACAGTGTCGATCCAGCAATCGAACACGTTCAGCAT encodes the following:
- a CDS encoding quaternary amine ABC transporter ATP-binding protein → MGDPAFGGIAVRNLYKIFGPNAGVHIDAVRNGMTKTELNAVHGHVLGLRDINIEIASGSIQVIMGLSGSGKSTLIRHINRLIDPTAGEVLVDGVDVVKMDPAELRNFRRHQTAMVFQKFALLPHRSVLDNTMFGLEIQGIERAKSRDIAMRWLERVGLKGFESKYPNQLSGGMQQRVGLARALSNDAPVLLMDEAYSALDPLIRMDMQSVLLDIQAEIRKTIVFITHDLDEALRIGDRIAILRDGEVIQQGTSQDIVLRPADDYVASFVREVNRGRVVHVEAVMTPLRTLATGHVPAGRTIAADVTIEEALRMLVGTPDDEAIVVDAMAKPVGTVSFRQLAGAMVNAHDIGQQAGESRANVA
- a CDS encoding ABC transporter permease, translated to MEWFYTFPHMDDDALRNLKKAIDEGFRGFTRTYGDAIESLFSPLQSFLLATDRFMTQTPWPIITAIILVIAWFASRNVKIVLGCLVTLLLIGYFDMWTDTMRTVAMIFVCTVLSIAVGLPIGILMARSDTFRRIVNPILDVMQTMPSFVYLIPVVMLLGIGRVPGLIAVVIYAIPPMIRLTDLGIRLVDKDVLEAADAFGTSERQKLFKVQLPLALPTIMAGINQTIMMALAMVVVASMIGVQGLGQPVLKAIANQYFTLGMFNGLAIVGIAIIFDRVSQAYGKRLQKHREIVHG
- a CDS encoding ABC transporter substrate-binding protein; this translates as MKKLLASSCLTMGLFAGISAASAAECGTVTIASMNWQSAEVISNLDKLILNEGYGCQAEITVGDTVPTITSMAEKGQPDIAPEAWVDLLPDVVAKGVEEGRIVKVGSPLPDGGNQGWWIPKYLADKHPDIKTIPDLLKHPELFPNEEDPSKGAVLNGPQGWGGTVVTTQLFKAYDGEKANFTLVDTGSAAGLDGAIAKAYEREKGFAAYYWAPTALLGKYPMVKLEAGVDADAAEWKRCNTVADCPDPKPNAWPVDTIVTLVAKPFSEKAGPEVMSYLEKRSWSNETIGKLMAWMTDNQASGEDGAKHFLKENKEIWTKWVSADAAAKIEAAL
- a CDS encoding TetR/AcrR family transcriptional regulator codes for the protein MEQAVNDSGWRGSYEGWFDAAYASLLESGVDSVKILPLAKRLGLSRTSFYWFFKDREALLDALIARWRDTNTGNIVRQSEAYAETLVEAMLNVFDCWIDTVLFDARFEFAVRSWALQSPEIEAEVQRADAARMDALARMFLRFGHDAVTADVRARTTYLVQIGYISMQAREDVALRMKRIPHYISIFTGQDPQQRELDRFYARHGYRQE